The segment TGGCAACGTCACTTGGGGGGCGGCACTGATGTAGCGGAAGTACGTTGAGCACATGGCTAGCAGGCTCAAAAAGTAAACAATCCGAGTGATCGCGTTAAATAGATGGATTTAATCGCGCTATAATGTTAGTGATAcatgaaatgtaatgttttggtTGTGCTCTGTTGGCCGTTTGAGATGTCAAGTGTTGTCAAGCTGATATAGCGCATTATTTTGTTACAGTTGCTGCTATGGGTTACCCAGGCAAATCAGTTTCACTATATTGACTGGCGCCCCCTTAGAAATACACAATATACTACAATATAGcgttttaaaatattatcaaaGGATTCCGATAGACAGAGGATTCATGTAGCTTGGTTGTTGTCATGAGATCCACACTTGTGTCAGTATATAACCTTTGACCAGTCACATGACCATCAAAACGCACACAAATCTGTTTTTTGTTGGCTTAAGAAATGAAGTTTTTAAATCTTTTCGGACGCTTAAAATCAAATGTCATTGGCATGATTCACGTCCGAGCATTGCCAGGTAACGCATTTCAAGGGAGAACAAAATTAACATTGAGGAAAGACTGAACTTTTAAATTCTTTTCTTTTGCAGGAACTCCCTTGAACCGCGCAACTATCGCAGAGATCACAGAGGAAGCTTGTCGAGAGGCGGAAATTTACCACCACGCAGGACTTGTATGTGCTCAGAACAAGTAAAACGCAGAGGTGTAAAAATTatctgaaaaccatacttgagtaaaaataCTGATACCTTACATTGAAAATGACTCCAGtacaagttacaagtaaccaataagacttgagtaaaagtcttaaagtatctgaatttaacataattttactcatgctgaatgtaggctcatagatgcactagtcctgagagacatgccagtgaaaataagaaactatcgatttgtaagatgagaaatcaagtttattttctaaaatcaaaataaaattgaacacCTCAATGTTGCTataaatcaaggtcgacacaacaGACTCTCAAAAgtctacaaactctcaagtcttagttgagctcaagtgcacagaaaggccataagtaaaccaatatccttcaaaattgtcttgtcaatatagcagataaataaaacaatgttaagtaaaattaaatagttcaagtctactgtatgtgctggtttgagcgtcatcaccagctgcagtcatttcctcatctaataaatcaaacacctgcgataagcaactacctgctaatgcactcacattcGCGTAAAGTATCCTTGTTGAAAAGTTTTGGGTGGGTAAAGGTAAAATGCACAAGATGtagtaccttcaatgccctTAGATGATGATATTGCTTCTTTATATCACaaataaactgctgcagaaaaattgagctgccatgaaaaatgtcatttgtaattgcattactcatcacaaatgtattggagtaaaaagtacatttacttgttcaaaaatgtagtcaagtagagagtaaaagttgccaatatctttgatactcagtacaactacaaagtagccaaaaaagatgcttaagtacagtaactaataacatttactcaagtactttacacctctggaAACGTAAACATTATCATAGATGTTTAGAATTATAATCATCTCGAGCTTTCTAACATTTTGAAGTAATAATAATCACCTTATAATAATGGTTAGCGGTGCTTAATTCACGAATGAATcgttcttttaaaggtgccctagaaccagtttttacaagatgtaatataagtctaaggtgtcccctgaatgtgtctgtgaagtttcagctcataataccccatagatttttttaaattaattttttaactgcctactttggggcatcattaactatgcaccatttcaggctgcagcccctttaaatcgggCGCTTCGTTCAGCATTCTGCaacaactcttttttttttaacccgtAAAGTGAGCAGGatatattaaaggtacaatatgtgaACATTTTTGGATAATTTACTgctaaaatattacatattgtaccttaaAAATTAAACGAACGGCTTCGGGGCCCTCCCTAGCTCTACAGCACCCCACAGTGTTACAATGTAAATTTGTGGTGGAAAATGGAACTGCAGCGTGGTCTAATTGAACGATAAAAAATGACGGCTAATCAGAGCTCGAACATTTAAAGCGCAGACAACATAACTGCGctttataataaacagaacgtTATCAAAGTTCCTTTTTCGCTTAGCGGCCATATTTGTAAcatctatttgaatggggaaatcctgaaatctcaaaaactgcaacaaaatctaacatgaactgtcccataaatgttgtttcttatgcttaaGTAGCattaaaaagcttatttttttaGGCTAGACGAGTCAATGCGCATGAGTTGTCCTAATTgcgagtctcaggtttctatgggaaccagAGCCTCTaacagtgacgcaatgactttatcaacCAGTGactggctcttttacttagaaggcgggacgtATTCCGCCCTATTGCGCGTTGCAGTTAGTGAATAGTCTTTAGGTGTGTCCCAATTCGCGgacttgtgcactattctatgatgtttttaagtacaaatagtgcagtagtgtgttcacactgaaaattccaaaaagattAGTACACATATAActaagtgtggaatgttggacacttcatgcactcagcTGTCACAGCTTTAATTATATAGCAGAGGGGGAGGAGTTATCagactcgttaaattacaaaatacccttatacaattcacgcactacatggatgagtacatagtgcataagtagctacatagtgtataagtgcattgcgtcatttgggacgcaacttttCTATCTAtagtttttgatgtttattattCTTTGGTGTAGTATAGTTATCTATCTTTATAGTTCAGGGTGTGAACGGCCCTTAGTGGCAACAAACTGAAAAAAGGACTGAGCATGAAATTAATATAAACAGCTTCAAAGTGTAGTCGAAAAAGACACATGGCTTTGTTGGAATGTTTCATTTAGACTAGAGCATGTTGTATCACCCCcatgacgtcaagtaccacgtaaTTATTTAATGACGTAAAATAAGAGCTGAATCAGATTCTTAAACCGGTTCCTTAAAACGAACAGTTCAAAAGAACCGATTCGTGGAAATGAGTCGGAGCGGTCTTCGGAATTCTCATTGCTTCTTGCCAGTATGGGTGCCTGCAAAGGTCATAACTAGCATTCAGTAAGAgatatttttccattttcttttaaatgtgaCTGAACAAAATTACATCAAACCAGTCTTTCTGATAAATGTTATCAGATTTTagatgtatcttttttttttgttatgttttgaCCGGGTCAGTTTATGCTCATTTCAGACAATTCTCTCTGACAGGATGGGCTGATCATTGAAAACATGCATGACATTCCATACACCCTTGAAGTGGGTCCAGAAGTGTGTGCATCAATGACAGCTGTGTGTGCAGCAGTCAGGGGCCTTTATCCATCTTGGCCACTTGGTGTTCAGATTCTCTCAGCTGCAAACCAATCAGCACTGGCTGTTGCCCTGGCCTCAGGTAACTATCACAAATGCCTTTTTAAACCAAGGTATTCTCTGACAAGatatttaatgaatattaaCTTCTGCCTCTCCACAGGCCTGGATTTTATCCGTGCAGAGGGGTTTGTGTTCTCACACGTTGCAGACGAAGGCCTGTTAAATGCTTGCGCTGGTGAGCTGCTGCGCTACCGTAGACGCATTGGAGCAGAGCACGTTCAGATCTTCACAGACATCAAGAAGAAGCACAGGTATAATCAGATCTGCATTGCGTGCTGGCTGACCACAGAGCTCTAACAGAGGCACAACAGTATGGTGGTTTCTGCTTTATTGTGTGATATTTGATAATGTTACAGTGCTCATGCCCTGACTTCAGATGTGAGCATAGCTGAAACAGCCCAAGCAGCTGAGTTCTTCCTTTCTGATGGAGTCATCGTCACAGGAACTGCCACTGGAGCACAGGCTGATCCAGGGGAACTGAGGGGTGAGTCTGGCAGCCTGATGCCATAATACACTTTAGTCTGACTTTCTAATGCCGTACTTTGTCTTCAATGTGTCTTCAATTTTTAAGATATTATGCTCTCCAGACATGTCCTGAttatctgtaagatttttaaatgtgcttacatttatatattttaaatgtttactcctgtgatggcaaagctgaattttcatcagccattactgcagtcttcagtgtcacatgatccttcagaaatcattctagtaTTCTGATtcactgctcaagaaacatttcttatcactGTTGAAactagttgtgctgctttattaGTAAAAACTGtgatctattttttattttttttgttttgattctttgatgaataaaaagttcaaattaaaagtgtttatttgaaatagaatttttttgtaacattatgaatgtctATCAATTCCTAGTATGCTATGTATGTTTGAATCACTCAACTTTGATCTACTTTCAAAGATCTAACAAATCAATCTCGTGGGTCATCCTGACATATGTCTGCAGCTTCCTAACATCTCACAAAGTGATATCATTGTTGCTAACTAGAAATGAATTGATGTAAATAGGGTATCTTATAGTGATAACTTTATCATACAAGAAAACACATTGAATTACATTTGATAAATGCTCAACGTGTACAGCGTCACACAGGCACAAACAATTTTCCAGGGCTTTCATGCGACCAGCATGATGTTTGAGATAACAatacttttgtttttatgtgtCCCTTTATACTCCTACACTGCCATTTAAATAGTATTTCAAagaaaattaatacttttattcatacTTTTACACAAAAGGGACAGTAAATACTTTCACATTTATACAATTTCTATTTCAATTAATgctatttattcatcaaagaatcctaaaaaagaTCCCAGTTTCCCCaacaatattaagcagcacaactgttttcatcattgatgATAGTAATTAATGTTTcatgagcagaaaatcagcacattacaatgatttctgaagggtcatgtgacattgaagaatGGCATAATAGCTGCTGAACATTCAGTTTCACCATCACAGGAAGAAATAAaactttacattttattaaaacagaaaactgaTTTTGAATTGtactaatatttcacagtattactgttatactgtatttttgtgtagCTTTGGTTTTCACAAGAGCCTTAAGAAacaaaatcttacagaccccaattGTCCAAAATTATATGTTTGTGCAAAGTCCAGGAATCATTAGTGTTAAAACTGTACACTTTTGTGACACTCTCAGTGTTCAATCCCATTCAAAGGTTGATCTGCTCATTTAGAGGTTAATCTGCTTCTAGTATCTAATGGAGCCCATCAGCCAAGACAGTACTGTCCTTTGGAAAGAGAGGATGCTGAACAGTCTCCTGGCCCTGGTGACTGCCCTGTGTGGGCAGATGGCCTGCTTCCTGCCCTTCCTCAAAACCAATGGCCTTGTATGAGCTAACATAGATACCACACTGCCAGCTATTTTAAATCCCACTTCCAGATGGCTGGTGATCATGGAAGGCTGTAAACATAGGCATGAAAACCAGGCCCAGTCTAGTCTGCCACTGCCCTGCTGCCTACTTTGGACTTGTGCCTATTGCCTTCCTTAGTTCTGATCCATTGGACTGGGGAAACTGTCAGATGGAGGATGAGGCACAGTCTGCCAAAATCCTCATTACAATGAAGGAacaacatgtttttgtatttttatgcaTGCATGTAGCAGAAAGATGTCCTCATACTCATGTTGAGAGTCCTATTTGTTTAACAGAGGTTACCCAGTCTGTACGGATCCCCGTTCTCATCGGTTCTGGAGTAACACATGATAATGTGGAGCAATACCTTCAAGCAAACGCCATGATCATCGGCTCCCATTTCAAGAAAGGAGGCTACTGGGCAAATGGTGTGGATGCTGAGAGAGTCAAAAGGTTCATGGGGAAGATGCACACACTTCTGGAATGACCGTTGTAACTAAAAttgctcaaaaataaaaataaataagagcaatgtaaagagaaaatatttatttttcaatttttaaaaagttttatcaAATATATTCATGAGGATAAAAAAGCAATAccatttaaatatacaaaagtCAAATAATAACAGTTGTAACAATATGAATTACGACATACATCATCAGACTTAGTTTCTCGGCGGTAAACACAGCATATTGCTTTGTCATGCGAGTATCATATATAAGATACAattttactttaatatattGATGAAACAAATGCCTTGTACAGTACAGTCTTCAATACTGaattattttcaaacaatgtttttttttttctttcacttaTTATACATGCACCAGTCACAGCTAAGCTAAAATAGaagcacacaaacataacattGCTTAAAAACTTTAAAGTACTAAAGGACTAATAATGCAAATTacttgtaattttgtaacaaatgcTTATTTCAGTGTCAGACTGTCAGTGAGACTTCTTCCTGAAGATAATAATACCCCATTGCatttaaagaaacatttttctTAGTCCATACTAGTCTTACAGGGGAATGGTTTCATGTCATCATTTGCAAATATACCCCCTTAAAATGACTATTCACTTATCAAATGCTGTATGTTCAGTGCTTTCAGAAGCATTGATTTTTCTTAATAGTTGTACAGGCGCTGAGTGGGCTGTTTGAAGTAGCCATAATGGCGCTCAGGTGAATAGCGTGTTCTTGCGAGGTTTTGCCTGTTGAGGGCGCCGCGGGTCAGCTTTTTGTGCCCATTATAGACCCTGGCACGCTGCACTGAGAGCAGAATGGTGCTGCAGGGCAAGGGGCTGCCCCATGCTGCTAACCGCCAAGAAACGTTGCGTCTGATTGGCACAGGCCTAAAGGGGTAGATTGACAAATCACAAGCCAACATAACCACAGTTACAACATGGAAATATAGGTTACATATCCGTGCGACATCATATTCTTTTctgataattaaaaatattgttacaaaaaaaaaaataaatgcttaaatcagtttccaccaaaatatgaagcagtaaacgtttttaacattataatgataataaatgtttttaaacagcaaatcggcaaattagaatgatttctgaaaattCATGACGCTGAAGACttgaaatgatgctgaaaattcaacttatTCACATCaagttatattttaatatattaaaataaaaaatggttattttaaattgtaatattttcacGATATTACTATTTCTACTGTATTTATGatccaataaatgcagccttgttgagcaaaagagacttctttcaaaagcattacCAATCTAATCAACAATTAAACACCTAACATGCCATTTTATGTTACCTAAATAATGAATATTATCTCTATTCCAGCTGAATAAATTATTCTATTCTAAATTATTCTAGCTGAAAATGTGTAATTGTCTTTAAACTTACCTAGCCATGTCCTCTGTTTCTTCATCCGAACCAAGTTCTCCCTGATCGGGCCTCATCTGGTACACAGACATGCTGGGGTGCTCAATTAACAGGTTCTCAAGAATGTTTGTGTCAGCTGAGCCAAGTGACTGATTCTCTGCACAGGAAGCATAAATTACGTCAAGTCAACAACATTACTAATTATCCAATTAGGGATAATTCAGAGCAGGGTCAACACTTAAATTCACAGGACAATTTTCCTTTTCTCTCACAGGCCCAATGAGTAAGCTATACAATAATGAATACTGAGGCTATAGTTGTCACCAGGGTCAGATTAAGGTATACAGGCCTTAATAAGGCAGCAAATAAGGCAGTGATTGAAAGCACTCTGATCCAGTGGTGTTGGGCATCGTCAGATTAACAGTACTTGTACTTGACGAGCGGCAATTTAGAAAAAGAGAATTCCCTACTAGCATTGGTGACCGCTGTTGTGTCATGAGTTTGCAACTGAAACTGACGTAGGGAGGGGTGGTATAACATTAATCCGCCTGTCAAGGCAATAGTCAGTACTGTACTAGAACTGTACAAATAGATTAATCAGAAAATATTTGCAAAAACGCTGAACGCttaccaggatcaactaaacacTGGATtctcaaaagtatgtgaagttcaaGACTTctttgttgcagtaaacttgcacagcGTTCttgaatgaaaaatgtattagatgcatgccggtctgttattgtaggggcatctttacattttcacgcccCTAAACATGATGCAGAACAAAGCGAACTCTGATTGGTTgcattacatgtcagtcaaatgtcctcttgggcggtccttggccaatgaaagctgcgatagaCTCCAGACCTTCTGTCAAGGTCCATTAAAGTAGTAaaagatattgttaaaatagtcaacatgactacagtggttcaaccttaatattatgaagtgacaaatactttttgtgcacaaaaacaaaacataaataatgactttattcaacaatatcttctgaCTTTCTGAactagaacctggaagtgctggacGTAACAGTGTAGCAGAAAGATGGGAGAGAAAATATTGTTGACCATTTTaactgtttttactacttttctggactttAAATGATGGTTATTACATTactttctatgggagattaaaaaaacacctctgggatttcatcaaaaatatcttaatttgtgttctaaagatgaacaaaggtcttgtggaatgacacgagggtgagtaattactgacagaaatgtcatttttgggtgatctaaccctttaaaacagcacaaacatgcattttagtctgggactatgcttaagccttgtctgtaaaACTGGGGGGCATAAGTTTTAAAATCAGAATTATATGTGTGGTTTCTTTATCAGTGGAATTTTAAAGAAAACTTTTATATAGTTTTGCTATAGCTGTTGAATAGACAACTGAACACAAAACCACACTAACATACATTCAAGATAGTTTGgttaattttaaatgattttaactgctcaggacaaggttatttttgtcacatattctttaaaatgatacatGTTTATATAACTAATGTATTACAATATGTCTTTACTaatggtttgatattttgtatgttaacttttgcatttttcattaactgttttacggttttatttttccaaacatttaaaataagctgaaataaCGGCATATTAACTTTTGATAGATTGCCCCATACAGTGTGACAACTTGTCATGCTTTTATGTTCAGTGAACTGCCCCAGTCTCCCCATATAGCCACTATAACACACCCAGATGCAAGAAATGGAAATACTGACTCATACTTGTGTGATAAGATGTGTATTTACATTAATAAACCTAAGAATTATTGAACTGTAAAAATCAGCTAACTTTTATCAGTAACCGCAGATTATAACCAAAATAACTCACCATGTATATTTATGATAACCCATTCTCCATCATCGAACTCGAGGAGGTTTGCACAGTTATCAGTTTCTTCTGCAACATCACTGtccttctcttctcttcccaCCAGCTGTGCAAGGATTCTGCTGATCATTTTCTGCTATGGCTTAGCCAGACTgctatttgttaaaaaaaatatatatatcaacaaGGAGTTATGTTGCCCTCTAGAGGAATCGACCTCCATTGCAACATTTCCCTTTGCAATTCAAAAGATATTGTAATGAGCATATTTAGCATGCGAATATCTGCTCTTGCTGTTTAAATATAAGCTGTTGATGGGAAGTAATGTGCAGAATGTTTCAGGTGTCACATTAGACACTGTAGCCTTGCGTGACATTAAATATAAGGTCATGTTCTTGTTCAGCACTTGGCATGTACCAGCTGGTTGAACTGAGACATAGTGTTCCTTACCACAGATCACTTATTTTTAACATTGTCTAGAATTCCTTTCTAATGTTAGCTTTATTTTAGATTAAATTCATATACGAGTGAGATCATCAATAGACTTCTGTACAAGATCAGATATGTAAAGGCATGTCGGCCTACCCTGCTAAAGGCAAGTAGGAGTTTTTGTAAACTGAATTCTATGAGCCCACTGTACAGATGCAGAACTGACATTTTTACAGGTTTGAATAACCTCCGCTTTACAAAGATAACTTATTTGTaggcctacacacacacacacacacacaccagatgACTTACTTAAACCAGCATAACATTTCATAAATGGTTAATTGTAGCACCTCTTTAGACCCTTTTAAATACAATTACATTAAATACAAAAGGCTTAGCGATGATGAtatttgttttactgtttttatttttaaactccTTCAAAAGAAAACGATTGCTGGTTTCTTAACCATATTAATATATTAGGTTATATCTTAACTGCTAATAATGTTCTTTTTTTACGATGTTTACGTCAGTGAAGTGGGACAGGAAGGAGTGATCAGCTGCAGCTCTGGCCCCTGACCATGTAAAGCGTTCTAGACTTGTTTACAGTCAAGCGCTGACTGTACGTTTCTTTACAGCTACTTAAGTAGttcacacaataataataaaacatagtGTTTCTTCGGATTATCGatgaaattaattatattaaggacaaaataataataatatccaaACTGCTTTCGTTTTTGTGTAGCCAAGGCTATACTATTCTTCAAAAAGGGCTAAACTAATAAACAGTGTTCAAATAGAGTTGAGCGTTTAAATACAAAAGAATTAACTTAGCTGAAGTTATCTATACGAagaaacaaaacacattcacaaatTTGACATTTCAGAGGTAAAATCTGTATAGTTTTCTCACCTTATTAGCTGTCAGAAAAGTAGTTTTTGCAGCTTAATTCCTCTGCTTTATCTAAATTGTGTGGCAGTCGCTCCCGTCTGAGTAGTCTGGACTTGTTTATGTTCTCGAGGCTCCTCCCCCTTGTTCTTGACTGTACTGTACCTGACGTCACAAGCTCCACCCACGGGGCGAGTCAATGGTATTCGTGCAAGAGGATGTTCTTGTTTACATACTGGAGGTCTCACAGGTGTTCACAGATAGGCTTTCCTATAACCTACAATACTAAAGAAAAACACCGAACCTCAAAGACGCAGATGCTGATTGGAAGTCAAATTGACTGACCATGGTGCTGCATAATGCACACTTATAACACTCAGAGTGG is part of the Chanodichthys erythropterus isolate Z2021 chromosome 11, ASM2448905v1, whole genome shotgun sequence genome and harbors:
- the zgc:162297 gene encoding uncharacterized protein F13E9.13, mitochondrial isoform X2; this translates as MKFLNLFGRLKSNVIGMIHVRALPGTPLNRATIAEITEEACREAEIYHHAGLDGLIIENMHDIPYTLEVGPEVCASMTAVCAAVRGLYPSWPLGVQILSAANQSALAVALASGLDFIRAEGFVFSHVADEGLLNACAGELLRYRRRIGAEHVQIFTDIKKKHSAHALTSDVSIAETAQAAEFFLSDGVIVTGTATGAQADPGELREVTQSVRIPVLIGSGVTHDNVEQYLQANAMIIGSHFKKGGYWANGVDAERVKRFMGKMHTLLE
- the zgc:162297 gene encoding uncharacterized protein F13E9.13, mitochondrial isoform X1: MKFLNLFGRLKSNVIGMIHVRALPGTPLNRATIAEITEEACREAEIYHHAGLDGLIIENMHDIPYTLEVGPEVCASMTAVCAAVRGLYPSWPLGVQILSAANQSALAVALASGNYHKCLFKPRYSLTRYLMNINFCLSTGLDFIRAEGFVFSHVADEGLLNACAGELLRYRRRIGAEHVQIFTDIKKKHSAHALTSDVSIAETAQAAEFFLSDGVIVTGTATGAQADPGELREVTQSVRIPVLIGSGVTHDNVEQYLQANAMIIGSHFKKGGYWANGVDAERVKRFMGKMHTLLE
- the zgc:162297 gene encoding uncharacterized protein F13E9.13, mitochondrial isoform X3, which codes for MHDIPYTLEVGPEVCASMTAVCAAVRGLYPSWPLGVQILSAANQSALAVALASGNYHKCLFKPRYSLTRYLMNINFCLSTGLDFIRAEGFVFSHVADEGLLNACAGELLRYRRRIGAEHVQIFTDIKKKHSAHALTSDVSIAETAQAAEFFLSDGVIVTGTATGAQADPGELREVTQSVRIPVLIGSGVTHDNVEQYLQANAMIIGSHFKKGGYWANGVDAERVKRFMGKMHTLLE
- the si:ch211-260e23.9 gene encoding tumor protein p53-inducible nuclear protein 2, whose amino-acid sequence is MISRILAQLVGREEKDSDVAEETDNCANLLEFDDGEWVIINIHENQSLGSADTNILENLLIEHPSMSVYQMRPDQGELGSDEETEDMARPVPIRRNVSWRLAAWGSPLPCSTILLSVQRARVYNGHKKLTRGALNRQNLARTRYSPERHYGYFKQPTQRLYNY